From Anaerobacillus alkaliphilus, the proteins below share one genomic window:
- the spoVB gene encoding stage V sporulation protein B, translating into MSRQSFLQGAFILILAGLIVKILGFVNKIVVARIMGAEGVGLYSMAVPTLLLVITITQIGLPVAISKLVAEAEAVNNRKKIKQILVVALATTGTLSIIFTFGMIAFAPIISKYFLTDARAFYPLVAISPIVPIVALSSVLRGYFQGRQNMRPSAYSQVIEQVVRITLVAVLTKAFLPYGIEYAAAGAMISVVIGELASLLYMLFMFKTKKRIKIRKNFFGSLREGNRTFKDLMAVALPTTGSRLIGSISFFFEPIVVSQSLAIAGVTTVLATKQYGELAGFAIPLLFLPTFITYSLSVSLVPAISEAAAGKQYKLIHHRLDQALRLALVSGGISCVILYVFAVPIMSLMYDAPTVATYIKIMAPFSIFLYFQGPLQAALQALNLAKAAMINSLIGAVVKISAVFVLASRPELGIMGAALAIVAGFVLVTLLHFATLVKTISFTIHVREFLKGFIAIILSGWLAFFLYNNAFLNQSLLVKTLISITIVSIVYVFILMIFGLIRKDEMRRVPFLGIPLSKLIISKK; encoded by the coding sequence TTGAGTAGACAGAGTTTTTTGCAAGGTGCATTTATATTGATTTTAGCTGGATTAATAGTAAAAATCTTAGGATTTGTAAATAAAATAGTAGTAGCTCGTATTATGGGAGCCGAAGGCGTTGGCTTGTATTCCATGGCAGTACCTACTCTATTACTCGTAATAACCATTACGCAAATCGGGTTACCTGTAGCGATATCAAAGCTAGTCGCTGAAGCTGAAGCCGTAAATAATCGTAAAAAGATAAAACAAATCTTAGTGGTGGCTTTAGCTACTACAGGAACATTAAGTATCATCTTTACTTTTGGAATGATTGCATTTGCTCCAATTATATCAAAATATTTCCTAACTGACGCAAGGGCATTTTACCCATTAGTGGCAATTTCTCCAATCGTCCCTATCGTTGCCTTATCATCAGTCCTCAGGGGCTATTTCCAAGGCAGACAGAACATGAGGCCCTCCGCATACTCTCAGGTTATTGAACAGGTTGTAAGAATTACTTTAGTAGCAGTTCTTACAAAGGCATTTTTACCATATGGTATTGAATATGCCGCTGCTGGAGCTATGATTTCCGTTGTCATCGGTGAGCTTGCGTCACTACTTTACATGTTATTTATGTTTAAGACGAAGAAAAGAATTAAGATTAGAAAGAATTTCTTTGGAAGTCTAAGAGAAGGTAATCGCACCTTTAAGGACTTAATGGCTGTAGCCTTACCGACAACAGGAAGCCGCTTAATTGGTTCCATTTCCTTCTTTTTTGAACCAATTGTTGTTTCTCAAAGTTTAGCAATTGCAGGTGTTACGACAGTTCTTGCGACAAAACAATACGGTGAATTAGCTGGATTTGCTATTCCATTACTATTCTTACCGACTTTTATTACATATTCGTTATCGGTATCGCTTGTACCTGCTATAAGTGAAGCTGCCGCAGGAAAACAATATAAGTTAATTCATCATCGACTTGACCAGGCTTTGCGCTTAGCGCTAGTTTCCGGTGGAATATCCTGTGTTATTCTCTATGTATTTGCTGTTCCAATCATGAGTTTAATGTATGATGCACCGACGGTAGCCACTTATATCAAAATAATGGCCCCTTTTAGTATTTTCTTGTACTTCCAAGGACCACTTCAAGCAGCATTACAAGCGTTAAATCTTGCCAAGGCTGCAATGATCAATAGTTTAATTGGAGCCGTTGTTAAAATATCTGCGGTATTTGTATTAGCATCACGACCAGAATTAGGAATTATGGGAGCCGCATTAGCGATCGTTGCCGGTTTTGTTCTTGTTACACTGCTTCACTTCGCGACTTTAGTAAAGACCATCTCCTTTACTATACACGTGCGTGAGTTCTTAAAAGGGTTTATAGCGATTATTCTTAGCGGCTGGTTAGCCTTCTTCTTATACAATAATGCCTTCTTAAATCAATCCTTATTAGTTAAGACGTTAATTTCGATAACTATCGTAAGTATCGTTTATGTATTTATCCTCATGATTTTTGGTCTTATTCGAAAAGATGAAATGAGACGTGTTCCGTTTTTAGGGATTCCATTATCAAAATTAATAATCAGCAAAAAATAA
- a CDS encoding COG2426 family protein, which yields MKESFQNFLVENLSFLPPEVIVIVISAMPILELRGGIPFAFLAGLSYSEALFYSILGNLLPIIPILILFRPLSTFFMRFPIYKSFFDWLYNRTMNKSANVEKFGALGLILFTAVPLPTTGAWSACLAAILFFIPFRAAFLAIATGVIIAGVGVSLFVYSVF from the coding sequence TTGAAAGAGAGTTTTCAAAATTTTTTAGTTGAGAATTTAAGTTTTCTTCCGCCAGAAGTAATCGTAATCGTAATTTCAGCAATGCCAATTTTAGAATTAAGAGGAGGAATACCTTTTGCTTTTTTAGCAGGTCTGTCGTATAGTGAGGCATTGTTTTATAGTATTCTAGGAAACTTACTTCCTATTATCCCAATACTAATTTTATTTCGACCTTTAAGTACATTTTTTATGAGGTTTCCAATCTATAAAAGCTTTTTTGACTGGTTATACAATCGTACAATGAACAAAAGTGCTAACGTAGAAAAGTTTGGTGCCCTAGGATTAATATTATTTACTGCCGTGCCGCTACCAACAACAGGTGCGTGGTCGGCTTGCTTAGCGGCAATTCTTTTCTTTATTCCGTTTCGTGCAGCCTTTTTAGCGATAGCAACAGGTGTAATTATTGCAGGTGTTGGAGTAAGTCTATTTGTTTATTCAGTCTTTTAA
- a CDS encoding post-transcriptional regulator — MEEKQQFEVWKEDVQPALTSKVEEFHMLGYDRATEEELWECVIAKLRREKKLVQIHYLVSSILTLKATDYMTWLTVGAYKAPNWFSSDEELVFGGN; from the coding sequence ATGGAAGAAAAACAACAGTTTGAGGTTTGGAAAGAGGATGTACAACCTGCATTAACTAGCAAGGTAGAAGAGTTTCATATGTTGGGGTATGACCGTGCAACAGAGGAAGAGCTATGGGAGTGTGTCATTGCTAAACTACGAAGAGAAAAAAAACTTGTACAAATCCACTACTTAGTTAGTAGTATCTTAACCCTTAAAGCTACTGATTATATGACCTGGCTAACTGTTGGAGCATATAAAGCGCCCAACTGGTTTTCTTCCGATGAAGAGTTGGTATTTGGAGGAAATTAG
- the secD gene encoding protein translocase subunit SecD gives MVKKGRIAAFFLIVALLAGLVATTVMDVAKEIKLGLDLQGGFEVLYEVHPAHEGDVIDDEVLKSTVTALNQRINVIGVSEPNVAIEGENRIRVQLAGIEDQQAARELLSTEAQLSFRDVNDNLMLDGADLKQGGANVTFSETNQPWVAVTLNSASQFADVTRQVLGSQLVIWMDYEEGDSFMEEVLKPESERKFISAPSVDEVLNTTNVVIRGTFTLEEAQFLADVLNAGSLPVKLEEMYSNSVGAALGEKAMEMTIYAGFIGVALIFLYMLIYYRFMGIIAVITLSFYIYLVLVIFNWMNAVLTLPGIAALILGVGMAVDANIITYERIKDELRTGKTTMSAFKAGSRRSLSTILDANITTILAASVLFYFGTMAVQGFAVMLIVSILTSFLTAVYGSRLLLGLWVNSRALNKKPRLFGVKESEISEL, from the coding sequence ATGGTTAAAAAAGGTCGTATTGCAGCTTTTTTTCTTATTGTAGCTCTACTTGCAGGCTTAGTTGCCACAACGGTAATGGATGTTGCAAAAGAAATTAAGCTAGGCTTAGACCTTCAAGGTGGATTTGAAGTCTTATATGAAGTTCATCCTGCTCATGAAGGTGATGTAATAGATGATGAAGTATTAAAAAGCACGGTAACAGCGTTAAATCAAAGGATTAACGTAATTGGTGTTTCTGAACCAAACGTGGCCATTGAAGGTGAAAACAGAATTCGTGTTCAATTGGCAGGAATCGAAGATCAACAAGCTGCCCGCGAGCTTCTTTCTACCGAAGCGCAATTATCATTTCGTGATGTAAATGACAATTTAATGCTAGACGGTGCTGATTTAAAACAAGGTGGAGCGAATGTAACCTTTAGTGAAACAAACCAACCTTGGGTAGCTGTTACTTTGAATAGCGCAAGTCAGTTTGCTGACGTCACAAGACAGGTATTAGGAAGTCAGCTTGTTATTTGGATGGATTATGAAGAAGGCGACTCTTTCATGGAAGAAGTATTAAAGCCTGAAAGTGAGAGGAAATTCATTTCGGCCCCAAGTGTAGATGAAGTTCTAAATACAACAAATGTTGTTATACGAGGGACATTCACGTTAGAAGAAGCACAATTTTTAGCAGATGTTTTAAATGCAGGTTCTCTTCCTGTCAAACTTGAAGAAATGTATTCTAATTCTGTTGGTGCAGCGTTAGGTGAAAAAGCGATGGAAATGACGATCTACGCTGGATTTATTGGTGTAGCATTAATTTTCCTTTACATGTTAATTTACTACCGTTTTATGGGGATAATTGCAGTAATAACATTATCGTTTTATATCTACTTAGTATTGGTTATCTTTAATTGGATGAATGCAGTCTTAACATTACCAGGGATTGCAGCGTTAATCTTAGGAGTCGGTATGGCTGTTGACGCTAATATCATCACCTATGAGAGAATTAAGGACGAGCTAAGAACTGGGAAAACAACGATGTCAGCTTTTAAAGCAGGGAGCCGTCGATCGTTATCAACAATTCTTGATGCAAATATTACGACTATCTTAGCTGCATCGGTATTGTTCTATTTTGGAACAATGGCGGTTCAAGGATTTGCGGTTATGTTAATCGTCAGTATTCTAACAAGTTTCTTAACAGCAGTTTACGGTTCACGTTTGCTATTAGGTCTATGGGTAAATAGCCGAGCATTAAATAAAAAGCCACGTTTGTTTGGAGTAAAGGAGAGTGAGATCAGTGAACTTTAA
- the secF gene encoding protein translocase subunit SecF yields MNFNFGNSNLDFVKHRKKFFLFSSLLVIIGAILLSTIGLNLGIDFESGTKIELLSSETLTTDRVNEEFASIGLTPDSVLLAGDRSEMAYASFIGVLSQEDIIAVQRHFHASFGAEPNISTVTPTVGRELARNAFYSVIFASIGIVIYVTIRFELLYGVAAIVALLHDAFFILTVFSITQMEVNLPFIAAVLTIVGYSINDTIVTFDRIRENMSYEKKIRGFEDLARVVNKSLVQTLARSINTVLTVVFAAAALLLFGGEAIRTFAFALLVGLVAGTYSSLFIAAQLWLVWKSKSLEKNRFKTAENEA; encoded by the coding sequence GTGAACTTTAATTTTGGAAATTCAAACCTAGATTTTGTAAAACATCGTAAAAAGTTCTTTCTTTTCTCAAGTCTGCTTGTCATTATAGGAGCTATTCTTCTATCAACAATCGGTTTAAATCTAGGAATTGATTTTGAGAGTGGAACAAAGATAGAATTACTTAGTAGTGAAACGTTAACTACTGACCGAGTAAATGAAGAGTTTGCTTCAATTGGTTTAACACCAGATAGTGTTCTTCTAGCAGGTGATCGAAGTGAAATGGCCTATGCTTCTTTTATTGGAGTGCTCTCACAAGAAGATATTATTGCAGTCCAACGGCATTTTCATGCTTCATTTGGTGCAGAACCCAATATTAGTACAGTAACTCCTACAGTGGGAAGAGAGTTGGCAAGAAACGCATTTTATTCTGTGATCTTCGCTTCAATCGGAATCGTTATATATGTAACGATCCGTTTCGAACTGCTATATGGGGTTGCGGCAATTGTAGCATTATTACACGATGCATTTTTTATTCTTACAGTGTTTAGCATCACGCAAATGGAAGTAAACTTACCATTTATCGCGGCAGTACTAACAATTGTAGGTTACTCAATTAATGATACAATCGTTACATTTGATAGGATTAGGGAAAACATGAGCTATGAGAAAAAAATAAGAGGCTTTGAAGATCTAGCTCGTGTTGTTAACAAAAGTTTAGTTCAAACACTAGCACGTTCAATTAATACTGTACTAACAGTAGTTTTTGCTGCTGCAGCATTACTCTTATTCGGTGGTGAAGCCATCCGCACTTTTGCCTTTGCTTTATTAGTGGGATTAGTTGCGGGAACGTATTCTTCTCTATTTATTGCCGCACAGCTATGGTTAGTATGGAAAAGTAAAAGTTTAGAAAAAAATCGCTTTAAAACAGCTGAGAATGAAGCATAA
- a CDS encoding cation diffusion facilitator family transporter, giving the protein MNTNEIGDGMTEVKDERFQKVQFAAWVGIIGNIILAILKGVIGWMAGSRALVADAVHSASDVVGSVAVLIGVRAAKLPPDEDHPYGHGKAESIAAIIVSVLLFIVGVEIALSAIKSFSEPIEVPGIIAIYAVIFSIVVKELMFRYKYNLGKKYRSEALITDAWHHRSDVFSSIAALIGIGASIIGGHIGISWLVYADPLAGLFVSILILKMAWSLGKQSIHNAMDHVLHDEDTVEMRETALSVEGVMKINEFLAREHGHYVIIDLKIAVNPHITVEEGHAIGKKVKEELIKINHVHDVRVHINPYSEN; this is encoded by the coding sequence ATGAATACAAATGAAATAGGTGATGGCATGACAGAAGTAAAAGATGAACGATTTCAAAAGGTTCAATTTGCGGCATGGGTTGGAATTATTGGAAACATTATCTTAGCTATTTTAAAAGGAGTCATTGGTTGGATGGCAGGTAGTAGGGCACTAGTTGCTGATGCGGTCCATTCTGCTTCAGATGTAGTGGGGTCAGTAGCCGTTTTAATTGGCGTACGTGCTGCAAAACTCCCCCCAGATGAAGATCATCCCTATGGGCATGGGAAGGCAGAATCAATTGCTGCCATTATTGTATCGGTTTTATTATTTATTGTCGGGGTTGAGATTGCACTGTCTGCAATAAAATCTTTTAGTGAGCCTATTGAAGTTCCTGGGATCATTGCTATTTATGCTGTAATCTTTTCCATTGTGGTTAAAGAATTAATGTTTCGTTATAAGTACAATTTGGGTAAAAAGTATCGTAGTGAAGCTTTAATAACCGATGCTTGGCATCATCGATCAGATGTATTTTCTTCCATCGCTGCATTAATAGGTATTGGTGCTTCTATCATTGGTGGGCATATTGGTATTTCCTGGTTAGTGTATGCGGACCCACTTGCTGGTTTATTTGTCTCGATTTTAATATTAAAAATGGCTTGGAGTCTTGGAAAACAATCAATCCATAATGCAATGGATCATGTTCTTCATGACGAAGACACTGTAGAAATGCGTGAAACAGCTCTAAGTGTAGAGGGAGTTATGAAAATTAATGAATTCTTAGCAAGAGAACATGGTCACTATGTCATAATTGACCTAAAAATAGCTGTTAACCCCCATATAACAGTTGAGGAAGGTCATGCAATTGGTAAAAAAGTAAAAGAAGAGCTGATAAAAATAAACCATGTTCATGACGTCAGAGTTCATATAAATCCATACTCGGAAAATTGA
- a CDS encoding LapA family protein, whose translation MKGQWGLIIGLIVALIITIFAVINMDMVTVNYMFGTAQWPLVIVIISSVLMGAILVGGVGLYQFYKLKSQLKKLQIENDELKNKSGSPSKKTIEKKQEINTKEN comes from the coding sequence ATGAAAGGACAATGGGGATTAATTATTGGTTTAATTGTTGCCTTGATTATTACAATTTTTGCGGTAATAAATATGGATATGGTAACAGTAAATTATATGTTTGGTACTGCTCAATGGCCTCTTGTGATCGTCATTATTAGTTCAGTTTTAATGGGTGCAATCTTAGTTGGTGGAGTCGGTCTTTATCAATTCTACAAGCTGAAGTCACAATTGAAAAAATTGCAGATTGAAAATGATGAACTAAAAAACAAGAGTGGATCTCCTTCCAAAAAAACTATTGAGAAAAAACAGGAAATTAATACAAAAGAAAATTAG
- the recJ gene encoding single-stranded-DNA-specific exonuclease RecJ yields MLRSKKRWKVEGKGHSLEQQFVTELKISPLVANLLLNRGIASVEEARNFLYIEKSEFHDPFMLKGMREATERIHQAIETNEKILIFGDYDADGVSSTAVMVHTLKRLGANFDFYIPNRFTEGYGPNEPALRKAKEEGYTLVVTVDTGISAVHEANVAKEIGLDFIVTDHHEPPPILPDALTIVNPKQHDCYYPFKGLAGVGVAFKLSHALLGQAPEDLLDIAVIGTIADLVPLVDENRLIAKKGIKALEKTNRPGLQALKKITGIDDKELNADHVGFSIGPRINAAGRLASATPAVELLICEDKTTAEQLASEIDEQNKARQGIVNEITEEAVAMVEEHYASIEDHKVLIVANEGWNAGVIGIVASRLVERYYRPTIVMTIDKEKGLAKGSARSIEGFDMFKNLSECRDILPHFGGHPMAAGLTMKVEDVDLLRMRLNSIAGEVLTEADYIPITKVDLEVSLPEVTLKVIEEMSLLAPFGVSNPTPKVMVDGVSLAQMKRIGSEETHLKMLLEQNGNTIDCVGFHFGYLYQDISMAAKISAVGTLSINEWNGHCKPQMMLEDVAVNEWQLFDCRGSKSMSKFRHLPAEKVVCVYFDEATLGLYNIEDQYTCVHVPFESELPSLELTGKYLFFLDLPYEKRQIEMLFKREQKPERIYPMFYHSENHFFTTIPSRDHFKWFYAFLTKRQTFDLTKHGEQLAKHKGWSKDTIDFMVKVFFELEFVTIKNGLISLSTSIEKKDLQHSKTYKRKQEQASLENDLYYSSYNELKQWFEHIFSENLVT; encoded by the coding sequence ATGTTAAGATCGAAAAAGAGATGGAAGGTAGAAGGAAAAGGCCATTCATTAGAGCAACAGTTTGTCACTGAATTAAAAATATCACCACTCGTGGCAAATTTATTATTAAATAGAGGAATTGCTTCAGTTGAAGAAGCACGTAACTTTCTATATATTGAAAAGTCCGAGTTTCATGACCCCTTTATGTTGAAAGGGATGAGGGAAGCGACAGAACGCATTCATCAGGCTATTGAAACTAACGAAAAAATCTTAATCTTTGGAGATTATGATGCAGATGGCGTGAGTAGTACAGCAGTAATGGTACATACTCTGAAGCGTTTAGGAGCAAATTTTGACTTCTATATTCCGAATCGTTTTACAGAAGGCTACGGTCCGAATGAACCAGCACTTAGGAAAGCAAAAGAAGAAGGGTATACGTTAGTCGTAACTGTTGATACAGGTATATCAGCTGTACATGAGGCAAATGTGGCAAAAGAAATAGGTTTAGATTTTATTGTAACTGACCACCATGAGCCACCACCGATCTTGCCTGATGCTCTGACAATCGTAAATCCAAAACAACATGACTGCTATTATCCGTTCAAAGGATTAGCGGGAGTTGGCGTGGCCTTTAAGTTATCGCATGCCTTATTAGGACAAGCACCAGAAGACCTGTTAGATATTGCTGTTATTGGAACGATTGCAGATTTAGTTCCCCTTGTTGATGAAAATCGTCTTATTGCCAAAAAAGGTATTAAGGCATTAGAGAAAACAAATCGCCCCGGGTTACAAGCATTGAAAAAGATAACAGGAATTGACGATAAAGAACTGAATGCTGATCATGTTGGTTTTAGTATAGGTCCAAGAATAAATGCTGCTGGGAGACTCGCATCTGCTACTCCGGCAGTGGAGTTGTTAATCTGTGAAGATAAGACTACAGCTGAACAACTTGCATCTGAAATTGATGAACAGAATAAAGCTAGACAAGGAATTGTTAACGAAATAACTGAAGAGGCCGTTGCAATGGTAGAAGAACACTATGCATCAATAGAAGATCATAAGGTGTTAATTGTTGCAAATGAAGGCTGGAATGCAGGCGTTATTGGTATTGTTGCCTCAAGGTTAGTTGAACGCTACTATCGTCCAACAATTGTCATGACAATTGATAAAGAAAAAGGTCTTGCTAAAGGTTCGGCTAGAAGTATTGAAGGTTTTGATATGTTTAAAAATTTATCAGAATGTCGTGATATTCTTCCACACTTTGGTGGTCATCCGATGGCAGCTGGTTTAACAATGAAGGTAGAGGATGTCGACTTGCTTAGGATGCGTTTAAATAGTATTGCAGGTGAGGTATTAACCGAGGCAGATTACATCCCCATTACAAAAGTTGATTTAGAAGTTTCTTTGCCAGAGGTCACTCTTAAAGTTATTGAGGAAATGAGTTTACTAGCTCCTTTTGGAGTTAGTAATCCTACACCGAAAGTAATGGTCGATGGTGTAAGCTTGGCACAAATGAAGAGAATTGGTAGCGAAGAGACACATTTAAAAATGCTTTTAGAGCAAAATGGGAACACTATTGATTGTGTTGGTTTTCATTTTGGATATCTCTATCAAGATATTTCAATGGCAGCTAAGATTTCAGCCGTAGGTACTCTTTCTATTAATGAGTGGAATGGCCACTGTAAACCGCAAATGATGTTAGAAGACGTGGCAGTAAATGAATGGCAATTATTCGATTGTCGTGGTAGTAAAAGTATGTCTAAGTTTCGCCACTTACCAGCCGAAAAAGTTGTCTGTGTATATTTCGATGAAGCAACATTAGGTTTATACAACATTGAAGATCAATATACTTGTGTACACGTTCCCTTCGAGTCTGAGTTGCCAAGCCTTGAGTTGACAGGTAAATATTTATTCTTTCTAGATTTACCCTATGAGAAAAGACAAATTGAAATGCTGTTTAAACGAGAACAAAAGCCAGAACGTATTTATCCAATGTTCTATCATAGTGAAAATCACTTTTTTACAACGATTCCATCACGAGATCATTTTAAATGGTTTTATGCATTTCTAACAAAAAGACAGACTTTTGACTTAACTAAGCATGGAGAACAACTAGCTAAGCATAAGGGTTGGTCAAAAGACACAATTGATTTCATGGTTAAGGTGTTTTTTGAGTTGGAATTTGTTACAATAAAAAATGGACTTATTTCCCTTTCTACAAGTATCGAGAAAAAAGACCTACAACATTCAAAAACGTATAAACGAAAACAAGAGCAAGCAAGTTTAGAAAACGACCTCTATTACTCTTCATATAACGAATTGAAACAGTGGTTCGAACATATATTTTCTGAAAATCTTGTCACATAA
- a CDS encoding adenine phosphoribosyltransferase, whose product MDFKEFITIVPDFPKEGIRFKDITTLMQNGEAYKKAIDEMAAFAKDKEIDVVVGPEARGFVVGCPISYALEIGFVPVRKAGKLPREVIKVEYGLEYGKDTLTIHKDSIKPGQRVLIADDLLATGGTIEATIKMVEELGGIVAGIVFMIELTYLDGRERLGKYDVFTLTQYS is encoded by the coding sequence ATGGATTTTAAAGAATTTATTACAATTGTCCCAGATTTCCCGAAGGAAGGTATCAGGTTTAAAGATATTACAACCCTGATGCAAAACGGAGAAGCTTACAAAAAAGCAATCGATGAGATGGCAGCATTTGCAAAAGATAAGGAAATTGATGTTGTCGTTGGACCTGAAGCTCGTGGATTTGTTGTAGGGTGCCCTATTTCTTATGCATTAGAAATAGGCTTTGTTCCTGTTCGTAAAGCAGGAAAACTTCCGCGTGAAGTAATCAAAGTTGAGTACGGTTTAGAGTATGGAAAAGATACTTTAACCATTCATAAAGACTCAATTAAGCCTGGTCAACGAGTGTTGATTGCTGATGATCTATTAGCAACAGGAGGCACAATCGAAGCCACAATTAAAATGGTAGAGGAACTTGGTGGAATTGTAGCAGGGATTGTGTTTATGATTGAGTTAACATACTTAGACGGTCGCGAACGACTTGGGAAATATGATGTTTTCACATTAACACAGTATTCATAA
- a CDS encoding RelA/SpoT family protein: protein MIEQVLEKARTYLSDKDVEFLNKAYEFANKAHGEQYRKSGEPYILHPIQVAEILVDLEMDPDTVAAAFLHDVVEDTEVSLDQLRIEFNDEVAMLVDGVTKLGKIKYKSQEEQQAENHRKMFVAMAKDIRVILIKLADRLHNMRTLKHLPAEKQRRIANETLEIFAPLAHRLGISTIKWELEDTALRYLNPQQYYRIVNLMKKKRAEREEYINELVSKINERLDDVGVKADIHGRAKHIYSIYRKMALQNKQFNEIYDLLAVRIIVENIKDCYAVLGVIHTCWKPMPGRFKDYIAMPKANMYQSLHTTVIGPKGEPLEVQIRSEEMHKIAEFGVAAHWVYKEGKTVSDGKSVEKNMTWFREILEWQNDTNDAQEFMESLKIDLFSDTVFVFTPKGDVIELPAGSVPLDFAYRIHTEIGNRCIGAKVNGKMVTLDHRLKTGDIVEVLTSKHSYGPSQDWIKITQSSHAKNKIRQWFKKERRDENVAKGRDLVEKEIKKHGIEPKEVLTNENIELVANKFNFQGEEDMYAAVGYNGITAAQIATRLTEKIRKKRGQELEDQALSERVSDIKKYTPTKKTSIGVRVKGIDNLLIRLSKCCNPVPGDDIIGFITKGRGVSIHRADCTNVITDDAQTRLLPVEWEGNNLETKNYNVDIEITGYDRRGLLNEVLQAVTETRTNINAVSGKSDKNKMATILMTISIHNVDHLQKVVDRIKRIRDIYSVRRIMH, encoded by the coding sequence TTGATCGAACAAGTATTAGAAAAAGCACGTACTTATCTTTCCGATAAAGACGTCGAGTTTTTAAATAAGGCTTATGAGTTTGCAAACAAAGCTCATGGCGAACAATACCGTAAGTCAGGGGAGCCCTATATTCTACATCCTATTCAAGTTGCAGAAATCTTGGTTGACTTAGAAATGGATCCTGACACTGTTGCTGCTGCATTTCTGCATGACGTTGTTGAAGATACTGAGGTATCGTTAGATCAGTTACGAATCGAATTTAATGACGAAGTAGCAATGTTGGTAGATGGAGTCACAAAGCTTGGGAAGATTAAATATAAATCTCAAGAAGAGCAGCAAGCCGAAAACCATCGCAAGATGTTTGTAGCGATGGCTAAAGATATTCGCGTTATTTTAATTAAGCTTGCCGACCGTCTTCATAATATGCGTACGCTTAAACATTTACCTGCCGAAAAGCAAAGAAGAATAGCAAATGAAACGTTAGAAATATTTGCTCCTCTTGCTCATCGCTTAGGTATATCTACCATTAAGTGGGAACTTGAAGACACAGCGTTACGTTACTTAAATCCGCAGCAATATTATCGAATTGTCAATTTGATGAAGAAGAAACGGGCGGAACGTGAGGAATATATTAATGAGCTAGTTAGCAAGATTAATGAGCGACTAGATGACGTTGGTGTGAAAGCAGATATACATGGTCGTGCAAAGCATATCTATAGTATTTATCGGAAAATGGCTCTTCAAAACAAGCAATTTAACGAAATTTATGATTTACTAGCTGTCCGAATTATCGTCGAAAATATTAAAGACTGTTATGCAGTTTTAGGTGTTATTCATACCTGCTGGAAACCAATGCCAGGTCGTTTTAAAGATTATATTGCAATGCCAAAAGCAAACATGTACCAATCTCTTCATACCACTGTTATTGGACCAAAAGGAGAGCCTCTTGAAGTGCAAATTCGCTCGGAAGAAATGCACAAAATTGCTGAGTTCGGGGTAGCTGCTCACTGGGTTTATAAAGAAGGGAAAACTGTCTCAGATGGAAAATCTGTAGAAAAGAATATGACCTGGTTTAGAGAAATACTCGAATGGCAAAATGATACAAATGATGCCCAAGAATTTATGGAGTCTCTCAAAATTGATCTTTTCTCCGATACTGTATTTGTTTTTACACCAAAAGGTGATGTTATTGAATTACCTGCCGGTTCAGTACCTTTAGACTTTGCTTATCGTATTCATACTGAAATTGGAAACCGTTGCATAGGTGCCAAAGTAAATGGGAAAATGGTGACCTTAGATCATCGTCTGAAAACAGGTGATATCGTCGAAGTACTGACATCAAAACATTCCTACGGGCCTAGTCAGGATTGGATCAAGATTACTCAAAGTTCTCATGCCAAAAATAAAATACGGCAATGGTTTAAAAAAGAGAGACGTGATGAAAACGTCGCTAAAGGTAGAGACCTTGTTGAAAAGGAAATTAAAAAGCACGGGATTGAACCTAAAGAAGTTCTAACAAATGAAAATATAGAATTGGTAGCAAATAAGTTTAACTTTCAAGGCGAAGAGGATATGTATGCAGCTGTTGGGTATAACGGGATAACAGCTGCACAAATTGCCACTAGGTTAACTGAGAAAATCCGAAAAAAACGTGGACAAGAGTTGGAAGATCAAGCATTGTCTGAAAGAGTCTCGGATATTAAGAAATATACACCGACGAAGAAAACCAGTATTGGTGTGAGAGTTAAGGGAATTGACAATTTGTTAATCCGACTATCAAAATGCTGTAATCCTGTCCCAGGCGATGACATTATTGGCTTTATCACAAAAGGTAGAGGCGTTTCTATTCACCGTGCTGATTGTACAAATGTCATTACTGATGATGCTCAGACCAGACTACTCCCAGTTGAATGGGAAGGAAATAATCTTGAAACAAAAAACTACAATGTGGATATTGAAATTACAGGATATGATCGTCGAGGTCTTCTTAATGAAGTTCTTCAAGCTGTCAC